In a genomic window of Pelotomaculum thermopropionicum SI:
- a CDS encoding hypothetical protein (containing partial SppA (COG0616), Periplasmic serine proteases (ClpP class)), giving the protein MSRQHRVELIKKIAELRGSAVLCYITGDRENVNTRIAPDVTQVFFRHLEMFGECRQLDLFIYTRGGDVLTPWRLVHLIREYASRFAVMVPFRCYSAGTLLCLGADEIVMGKMGELGPIDPVVVNAFNPQDPNNPAARIPVNIEDVYSYLALAGEKAGVCSNDQQVRAFTLLVERVHPLALGNVHRNYMLIRSLAKKLLAMHQQPLREGRIEHIVDNLTEKLYAHNHMISRREAIEEINLAVRIPDGTLEKLMWSLYQRYAEELKLADPFNPAEQLRGSKSEFEVMSGIVESVYGLDAFIFSGAVERRDFPEPGKVNVSILKQGWKTII; this is encoded by the coding sequence ATGTCCCGTCAGCACAGAGTTGAGCTGATTAAAAAAATCGCCGAACTCAGGGGGTCGGCGGTACTTTGTTATATTACTGGCGATCGGGAAAATGTCAATACAAGAATAGCCCCCGACGTGACCCAGGTTTTTTTCAGGCACCTGGAAATGTTCGGGGAGTGCCGCCAACTGGACCTTTTTATCTACACGCGAGGCGGAGACGTGTTGACGCCGTGGCGGCTGGTCCATTTGATCCGTGAATACGCCTCCCGCTTTGCTGTAATGGTGCCCTTCCGCTGTTACAGCGCAGGGACGCTGCTGTGTCTGGGGGCAGATGAAATTGTTATGGGTAAAATGGGGGAACTAGGCCCTATCGACCCGGTGGTGGTAAATGCATTTAACCCGCAGGACCCAAACAATCCGGCCGCCAGAATTCCTGTAAACATTGAGGATGTATATTCTTACCTGGCGCTTGCCGGGGAGAAGGCCGGTGTGTGCAGCAACGACCAGCAGGTGAGGGCCTTTACCCTGCTGGTGGAACGCGTTCACCCCCTCGCTCTCGGGAATGTTCACCGCAATTATATGCTGATTAGATCACTGGCCAAAAAATTGCTTGCCATGCACCAGCAGCCTTTGAGAGAAGGGCGGATCGAGCACATTGTGGACAATCTGACCGAAAAGCTTTACGCCCACAATCATATGATTTCCAGGCGGGAGGCAATTGAGGAGATCAATCTGGCCGTTCGCATACCAGACGGCACACTCGAAAAATTAATGTGGTCCCTTTACCAGCGCTATGCTGAAGAGTTAAAGCTGGCCGACCCGTTTAACCCTGCCGAGCAGTTGCGCGGCAGCAAAAGCGAGTTTGAGGTAATGAGCGGCATAGTGGAGTCCGTTTACGGTTTGGATGCCTTTATTTTTTCAGGGGCCGTTGAGAGGAGGGATTTTCCGGAGCCAGGCAAGGTGAATGTAAGCATTCTAAAACAGGGATGGAAAACA